A section of the Verrucomicrobiota bacterium genome encodes:
- a CDS encoding ATP-binding cassette domain-containing protein — MNSGPIKALLTFDQAVFPGPGKRPGSRLKVSQWEIYPGDCWLLGGSPGSGKSALLAAAAGLLPMKSGLLIPAPMEKAGGEPFAGLVFDRAGRLFRDMSVLENIVTALAYHGMESQWDAGALEALLQDFGLWEARALRPTELQRSLHLRVALARALVIRPKVLLLDDPLSGLDPQSRRWWMQCLHRLVRGDWARVFGPQAMVVACAEAAPLREWANRWAWIEDGEWREVNPEEVRLQATIAGLPEWLGRVDNGA; from the coding sequence ATGAATTCGGGACCCATCAAGGCGTTGTTGACGTTCGACCAGGCGGTTTTCCCCGGACCTGGGAAGCGTCCGGGCTCCAGGTTGAAGGTATCGCAATGGGAAATCTATCCGGGCGACTGCTGGTTGCTCGGCGGTTCTCCCGGTTCTGGAAAATCGGCGCTCCTGGCGGCGGCGGCCGGACTCCTTCCGATGAAGTCGGGACTTCTCATCCCCGCCCCCATGGAAAAGGCCGGAGGAGAACCTTTCGCCGGACTGGTGTTTGATCGGGCGGGGAGGCTTTTTCGAGACATGTCGGTGCTGGAAAACATCGTCACGGCACTGGCCTATCACGGCATGGAATCGCAGTGGGACGCGGGAGCTCTGGAAGCTTTGCTTCAAGATTTTGGGCTCTGGGAAGCGCGTGCGCTGCGGCCGACTGAATTGCAGCGTTCCCTGCACCTTCGCGTGGCGCTGGCCCGCGCCTTGGTGATTCGACCCAAAGTTCTGTTGCTCGACGATCCGCTCTCGGGCCTCGACCCCCAGTCCCGTCGCTGGTGGATGCAATGCCTGCACCGGCTCGTTCGTGGCGACTGGGCCCGGGTCTTTGGACCGCAGGCGATGGTCGTTGCCTGTGCCGAAGCCGCCCCATTGCGGGAGTGGGCCAATCGCTGGGCCTGGATCGAGGATGGCGAGTGGAGAGAGGTGAACCCGGAGGAGGTCCGGCTTCAGGCCACCATCGCAGGCTTGCCAGAGTGGCTGGGAAGGGTGGACAACGGCGCTTGA
- a CDS encoding ABC transporter permease, protein MFLEQHDDFPSSLELPPGIDGSEGMSLDNMSVGEKDSGSFFGKLGRGSFAALEGWRGMLAFTLITLGVMSRKLGRSKTVIHPRIRAQIAEAGVGLLPLVTFVGLALGLVIIGQTISLLSRIGAQDLAGTVMAAVVVRELGPLAAALLVLVRVGTSTVIELGTLRALGEVEALEALGIDPIHFLVVPRVMGLAVSIFCLTIYLVLVALVSGYLFAFLQDVPLRPREYFGQLMAALGWEDFFLLGIKTFFFGGLISLASCYEGLARPLKLEEVSGATTRAVVQGIAVCLIGDALFLLVYVFL, encoded by the coding sequence GTGTTCCTGGAACAGCACGATGATTTCCCTTCGAGTTTGGAATTGCCGCCAGGGATTGACGGGAGCGAGGGAATGAGTTTGGACAACATGTCTGTGGGTGAAAAGGATTCTGGCTCTTTCTTTGGGAAACTGGGCCGGGGTTCTTTCGCCGCGTTGGAAGGCTGGCGGGGGATGCTGGCGTTTACCCTGATCACGCTCGGAGTCATGTCCCGCAAGCTCGGACGCTCCAAGACCGTGATTCACCCACGCATTCGGGCACAAATCGCCGAGGCCGGTGTGGGATTGCTGCCTTTGGTCACGTTCGTGGGATTGGCCTTGGGTTTGGTAATCATCGGCCAGACCATCTCGCTTTTAAGCCGCATCGGGGCGCAGGATTTGGCGGGAACGGTCATGGCCGCCGTCGTCGTGCGCGAACTGGGCCCCTTGGCGGCGGCGCTGCTGGTTCTGGTCCGCGTGGGAACTTCGACCGTCATTGAGTTGGGCACCTTGAGAGCCCTGGGCGAAGTCGAGGCTCTGGAGGCCCTCGGCATCGATCCCATTCATTTTCTGGTGGTGCCGCGTGTCATGGGCCTGGCCGTTTCGATTTTCTGTCTGACCATTTATCTCGTCCTCGTCGCGCTGGTCAGCGGATACCTCTTCGCTTTTTTGCAGGATGTGCCTCTGCGTCCCCGGGAATACTTCGGTCAATTGATGGCCGCCCTGGGTTGGGAAGATTTTTTCCTGCTGGGCATCAAGACGTTTTTCTTCGGCGGCTTGATTTCGCTGGCCAGTTGCTATGAAGGGCTGGCGCGTCCCCTCAAGCTGGAGGAGGTTTCCGGAGCCACCACGCGCGCCGTGGTGCAGGGCATCGCGGTGTGTTTGATCGGAGACGCCTTATTCCTGCTGGTCTACGTGTTTCTCTGA
- a CDS encoding GDP-mannose 4,6-dehydratase, protein MRRALITGITGQDGSYLAEWLLAKGYEVHGLVRRTSSLERSRLRHLYTDPVIYGKRLFLHYADVDDPTTVRRVLARSNPDELYHLAGQSHVGLSFEIPESTCEMTAMGTLRLLEMIRDAASPPRLFHASSSEVFGRPAASPQNEQTPFAPVNPYGCAKAFATQMVSIYRHSFGLFAVNGIMYNHESPRRGENFVTRKICRAAAAIKLGLERELALGDLEAERDWGDARDYVQGMWLSLQADTPGDYVFATGRTHTVLQVVQAAFAAVDLDWQSRVRQDPRFLRKGEPLWLVGDARKAKETLGWAPRADFLELIKEMTLSSLKELSKDDPPSGNPAD, encoded by the coding sequence ATGCGCCGAGCCCTCATCACCGGCATCACCGGGCAGGATGGCTCGTATCTCGCCGAATGGCTCCTCGCCAAGGGCTACGAAGTCCACGGACTCGTGCGCCGCACCAGCAGCCTGGAACGGTCCCGCCTCAGACATCTCTACACGGATCCCGTGATTTACGGAAAGCGGCTTTTCCTACATTACGCGGACGTGGACGATCCCACCACGGTCCGGCGCGTCCTGGCACGGTCGAATCCGGATGAGCTCTACCATTTGGCGGGGCAAAGCCACGTGGGCTTGAGCTTCGAGATTCCGGAGTCCACCTGTGAAATGACCGCCATGGGAACGCTGCGACTTCTCGAAATGATCCGGGACGCTGCGAGCCCGCCGCGCCTGTTTCACGCGTCCTCCAGCGAAGTGTTCGGGCGTCCCGCCGCGAGCCCGCAGAACGAGCAAACGCCGTTCGCGCCGGTGAATCCGTACGGTTGCGCCAAGGCGTTCGCCACCCAGATGGTGTCCATTTACCGGCACAGCTTCGGGCTCTTCGCGGTCAATGGGATCATGTACAATCACGAATCACCCCGGCGCGGGGAGAATTTCGTCACGCGCAAGATCTGCCGGGCTGCGGCCGCCATCAAACTCGGCCTCGAGCGGGAACTGGCCCTGGGCGATCTCGAGGCCGAGCGCGACTGGGGCGACGCGCGGGATTACGTCCAAGGCATGTGGCTCTCCTTGCAGGCGGACACGCCCGGGGACTACGTATTTGCGACGGGGCGAACGCACACCGTCCTCCAGGTGGTGCAGGCTGCTTTCGCGGCGGTCGATCTCGACTGGCAATCCCGCGTGCGGCAGGATCCGAGATTTCTTCGAAAGGGCGAACCGCTCTGGCTGGTGGGCGACGCGCGCAAGGCGAAAGAAACATTGGGATGGGCTCCTCGGGCCGATTTTCTCGAATTGATCAAAGAGATGACGCTTTCCAGCTTGAAGGAACTCTCCAAGGATGACCCTCCGTCCGGGAACCCGGCGGACTGA
- the gmd gene encoding GDP-mannose 4,6-dehydratase has protein sequence MPKKALVTGITGQDGSYLAELLLEKGYEVHGIIRRASTFNTGRLNSIYSDPQSPHKRLFLHYGDLADASGLARLIGQIHPEEVYNLAAQSHVRVSFDTPEYTADVTATGALRLLEALRETGVKARFYQASSSEMFGKVQEVPQRETTPFYPRSPYGCAKVFAFWATVNYRESFGMHASNGILFNHESPRRGETFVTRKITRAVAHIQAGLQKKLYLGNLDAKRDWGYAKEYVEAMWLMLQQETPDDYVIATNETHSIREFLEVAFSHAGLDWRAYVDIDPRYYRPAEVDLLIGDYGRAKARLGWEPRTRFHDLARLMVDADIKLLRDHQEGRIEVRS, from the coding sequence ATGCCCAAAAAGGCCCTCGTCACCGGCATCACTGGTCAGGATGGATCTTATCTCGCCGAACTCTTGCTTGAGAAGGGCTACGAGGTGCATGGGATCATCCGCCGCGCCAGCACCTTCAACACCGGACGTCTGAACTCGATTTATTCGGACCCGCAGTCGCCTCACAAGCGCTTGTTTCTGCATTACGGTGATCTGGCGGACGCCAGCGGCCTGGCCAGGCTCATCGGGCAGATTCATCCGGAGGAGGTTTACAATCTGGCGGCGCAAAGCCACGTGCGGGTGAGTTTCGACACCCCGGAATACACGGCCGACGTCACGGCGACGGGCGCGCTCAGGCTGCTCGAAGCGTTGCGGGAAACCGGAGTCAAAGCGCGCTTCTACCAAGCTTCCTCGAGCGAAATGTTCGGCAAGGTGCAGGAAGTGCCTCAGCGGGAAACCACGCCTTTCTACCCTCGCAGTCCTTACGGATGCGCCAAAGTGTTCGCGTTTTGGGCCACGGTGAATTACCGCGAATCGTTCGGCATGCACGCCAGCAACGGGATCTTGTTCAACCATGAATCCCCGCGCCGGGGCGAAACTTTCGTCACCCGCAAAATCACGCGCGCCGTCGCCCACATCCAGGCCGGCCTGCAAAAAAAACTCTACCTCGGCAATCTGGACGCGAAACGGGACTGGGGCTACGCCAAGGAATACGTCGAAGCCATGTGGCTGATGCTGCAGCAGGAAACACCCGACGATTACGTCATCGCCACGAACGAGACTCATTCCATCCGGGAATTTCTCGAAGTCGCGTTCTCCCACGCGGGTCTCGATTGGCGCGCCTACGTCGATATCGATCCGCGCTACTATCGCCCGGCCGAAGTCGATTTGCTCATCGGCGATTATGGACGCGCCAAAGCCCGCCTGGGCTGGGAACCACGCACGCGCTTCCACGATCTCGCCCGGCTCATGGTGGACGCCGACATCAAACTCCTGCGCGACCACCAGGAGGGCCGCATCGAAGTCCGCAGCTAG
- a CDS encoding DUF4159 domain-containing protein: MSSRLRTTAVFLVFVLAVTVMAQRMGGGRRRSALDQLDRGNVPQWELSADYKATCFTFARVKYRSMRDSSSYAWWTDYPDADLNLSWRLHQLTTMQVEPNGKVIEITDPALFDHPFLMMSGVPAIIMDEDEAAILRRHLLAGGFLMVDDFWGEAHWDHFYEEAVKKIFPDREPQELPLSHPIFNCVFTLKEKPQIPNVGFAVRNRGTGITWEVEDGQTPHYRGILDDKGRVVMLICHNTDLGDGWEEEATDPYYFTEFSEKKAYPLGINIVVYTMTH, translated from the coding sequence ATGAGTTCGAGGCTGAGAACCACGGCTGTTTTCCTGGTCTTTGTGCTGGCCGTAACGGTCATGGCGCAACGCATGGGGGGCGGACGCCGCCGCTCGGCTCTGGACCAGCTCGATCGCGGCAATGTTCCGCAATGGGAATTGTCGGCGGACTACAAAGCGACCTGCTTCACCTTCGCCCGCGTGAAATACCGTTCCATGCGCGACAGCAGCAGCTACGCGTGGTGGACGGATTACCCGGACGCCGACCTGAATCTCTCCTGGCGGCTGCATCAATTGACGACGATGCAGGTGGAACCCAACGGCAAAGTGATCGAGATCACGGATCCCGCCTTGTTCGACCATCCCTTTCTGATGATGAGCGGCGTGCCAGCCATCATCATGGATGAGGACGAGGCTGCCATTCTACGCCGGCACCTGTTGGCCGGTGGATTTCTGATGGTGGACGATTTTTGGGGCGAGGCGCACTGGGATCACTTTTACGAGGAGGCGGTAAAGAAGATTTTTCCCGACCGCGAACCGCAGGAACTGCCCTTGAGCCACCCCATCTTCAACTGTGTGTTCACGTTGAAGGAGAAGCCGCAAATCCCGAATGTGGGTTTCGCGGTGCGCAACCGCGGCACGGGCATCACCTGGGAAGTCGAGGACGGTCAGACTCCGCATTACCGGGGCATCCTGGACGACAAAGGGCGGGTCGTCATGCTGATCTGTCACAACACGGACCTGGGCGATGGATGGGAAGAGGAAGCGACGGATCCCTACTATTTCACGGAGTTTTCGGAAAAGAAAGCCTATCCCTTGGGCATCAACATCGTCGTGTACACGATGACTCATTGA
- a CDS encoding arylsulfatase, translating into MLFFFIGSFAAQTAAHAKARRPNILLILADDLGYGDVGCFNRHSKIPTPHLDRLAREGLRCLDAHSPSSVCTPTRYGLLTGRYAWRTRLEKGVLLGFSPPLLAPGQPTLASTLASQGYRTAMIGKWHLGLSWPARDPGTQFLDQSESAATGWKVDYRKPFEGGPLAAGFHTFFGISASLDMPPYVDLIDHRVSEIPSVDKTWIRKGPAASSFEAEEVLPRQERKAVEFIDSQAGAAVSRAPFFLYLALTSPHTPILPTPEWKGRSGLNPYADFVLQTDATIGRLMEALRRNGMEDETLVIFTADNGCSPAAGWAKLRSTGHSPSGPFRGHKADLFEGGHRVPFVARWPGRVKAGSSSKRALCLTDLSATFRDLVGGQWDHASTLDSFSFADLLGGKREGPKRGHLIHHSIDGSFGVREGRWKLLLCGGSGGWSEPKPGSDSEKQLPRKQLYDLESDPGESRNRIADYPEMANALERQLQRWVQNGRSTPGPAAANDRTVKWIR; encoded by the coding sequence ATGCTCTTCTTTTTCATCGGATCCTTTGCCGCCCAGACGGCAGCACATGCAAAGGCTCGACGGCCCAACATTCTTCTCATTCTGGCGGACGATCTCGGCTACGGCGACGTCGGGTGTTTCAACCGGCATTCCAAAATTCCCACGCCTCATCTGGATCGATTGGCCCGCGAGGGATTGCGTTGCCTGGACGCGCATTCTCCCTCGAGCGTTTGCACGCCGACCCGTTACGGGCTCCTGACCGGACGCTACGCTTGGAGAACGCGGCTCGAGAAAGGCGTGCTGCTTGGATTCAGCCCGCCCTTGCTGGCGCCCGGCCAGCCGACCCTGGCGTCCACACTCGCCAGCCAGGGCTATCGCACCGCGATGATCGGAAAATGGCACTTGGGCCTCTCCTGGCCGGCCCGAGATCCCGGCACCCAGTTCCTCGATCAATCCGAATCCGCCGCAACCGGTTGGAAAGTGGACTATCGAAAGCCTTTCGAGGGCGGACCCCTTGCCGCTGGATTCCACACTTTCTTTGGCATCAGCGCTTCACTCGATATGCCACCCTATGTGGACCTCATTGATCATCGTGTGTCGGAGATCCCGAGCGTGGACAAAACCTGGATTCGCAAGGGACCCGCAGCCTCGAGCTTCGAAGCCGAGGAAGTTCTGCCGCGACAGGAAAGAAAAGCGGTGGAGTTCATCGACAGTCAGGCCGGGGCCGCCGTGTCGCGCGCGCCTTTCTTTCTCTATCTTGCTTTAACCAGCCCGCACACGCCGATTCTCCCCACGCCCGAGTGGAAAGGCCGCTCCGGCCTGAATCCCTACGCCGACTTCGTCCTGCAGACCGATGCCACGATCGGACGCCTGATGGAAGCGCTGAGAAGGAACGGCATGGAGGACGAGACCTTGGTCATCTTTACCGCGGACAACGGATGTTCGCCCGCCGCGGGTTGGGCGAAGCTCAGGAGCACGGGCCATTCACCTTCGGGACCGTTTCGAGGACACAAGGCCGATCTCTTTGAAGGCGGCCATCGAGTGCCGTTTGTCGCGAGATGGCCGGGGCGGGTCAAGGCGGGTTCGAGCTCCAAACGAGCGCTGTGCCTCACGGATCTTTCCGCCACCTTCCGCGATCTCGTGGGTGGCCAATGGGATCACGCTTCGACCTTGGACAGTTTCAGCTTTGCCGACCTTCTCGGGGGGAAGCGGGAAGGACCGAAGCGCGGCCATTTGATTCATCATTCCATCGACGGATCGTTCGGGGTGCGGGAAGGACGCTGGAAACTGCTTCTCTGCGGCGGTTCAGGGGGATGGAGCGAGCCAAAACCCGGATCCGACTCGGAAAAGCAATTGCCCCGGAAGCAGCTTTACGATCTGGAGTCCGACCCGGGCGAATCCCGGAATCGAATCGCCGACTATCCTGAAATGGCCAACGCGCTCGAACGGCAATTGCAACGATGGGTCCAGAACGGGCGATCCACACCGGGCCCAGCCGCGGCCAACGATCGAACGGTGAAATGGATCCGCTGA
- a CDS encoding MFS transporter translates to MSTPASSPTLTRSQWMVLVAAFLGWLFDGFEIGLFPVIARPALLNLLGNAGDAQVGPWMAKITAAFLIGAALGGVVFGWLGDKIGRVRALSLSILAYSLFTGLGYFAQEPWHLAVVRFLAALGMGGEWALGVALVMECWPEKWRPALAGAIGAAANCGFLLTGIIAKQFPVTPDSWRWMFIVGALPALLVLFIRLTVPESERWKASVKPHETSSPVAEVFSPALIRHTLLGIVFASVALIGTWGSVTWIPLWADQLAGAANPTAKADTQMLQALGAILGSSIAPFVGSKLGRRPAYFLLCLASLAVCAFMFRTISTYGSSFLACAFVVSACTASFYGWFPLYLPELFPTRVRATGQGLCYNFGRIFAAGGALFQGELVRRFNGSYAEAGAIVTLVYLLGMAVIWLAPETKGKPLPE, encoded by the coding sequence ATGTCCACACCCGCCTCCTCCCCCACGCTCACCCGCAGTCAATGGATGGTTCTGGTCGCCGCGTTTTTGGGATGGCTGTTCGACGGATTCGAAATCGGCCTTTTCCCCGTGATCGCCCGACCTGCCCTGCTCAATCTGCTGGGCAACGCCGGGGACGCCCAGGTGGGGCCCTGGATGGCCAAGATCACCGCCGCCTTTTTGATCGGCGCGGCCCTGGGTGGAGTGGTTTTCGGCTGGCTCGGTGACAAGATCGGACGCGTCCGCGCTCTGTCGCTGAGCATTCTGGCCTATTCGCTGTTTACCGGGCTTGGATACTTCGCCCAGGAGCCCTGGCACTTGGCGGTGGTCCGTTTTCTCGCCGCGCTGGGCATGGGCGGCGAATGGGCGCTCGGCGTCGCCCTGGTCATGGAATGCTGGCCCGAGAAATGGCGTCCAGCCCTTGCCGGCGCGATCGGCGCCGCCGCCAATTGCGGATTCCTCCTGACCGGCATCATCGCCAAACAATTCCCGGTGACGCCGGACTCCTGGCGGTGGATGTTCATCGTCGGCGCGCTCCCGGCGCTGCTCGTGTTGTTCATCCGCCTGACCGTTCCGGAATCCGAGCGATGGAAGGCCTCGGTCAAACCTCATGAAACATCGTCGCCGGTCGCCGAGGTTTTTTCGCCGGCGTTGATCCGACACACCTTGCTGGGCATCGTGTTTGCCTCCGTCGCGCTCATCGGCACCTGGGGCTCGGTCACCTGGATTCCATTGTGGGCTGATCAATTGGCCGGTGCTGCCAATCCCACCGCCAAGGCGGACACCCAGATGTTGCAGGCGTTGGGCGCGATTCTGGGATCGAGCATTGCTCCGTTCGTGGGATCCAAACTGGGACGGCGCCCCGCTTACTTCCTTCTTTGCCTGGCCTCGCTGGCCGTGTGCGCGTTCATGTTCCGCACCATCTCCACCTATGGGTCCTCGTTTCTGGCGTGCGCGTTCGTGGTCAGCGCATGCACCGCCTCGTTCTACGGCTGGTTTCCCCTTTATCTTCCCGAACTCTTCCCCACCCGCGTGCGCGCGACAGGACAGGGATTGTGCTACAACTTCGGCCGAATTTTCGCGGCGGGCGGCGCGCTCTTTCAGGGGGAACTCGTGCGGCGTTTCAACGGGAGTTATGCGGAAGCCGGGGCCATCGTCACCCTGGTGTATCTCCTTGGCATGGCGGTGATCTGGTTGGCGCCGGAAACCAAAGGCAAACCGCTGCCGGAATAG